The genomic interval AGGAACAACTGCTTAAAAGAGCTCCATTAACTAATGCTTCCAATTTGATGTTACGGTTTTTAGTGTATAGAAGTTTACAAGAGTTCAAGATGACTGTCATCATATCAGGTTGTAATATGTATTCGTATTTCTTTACATGGATATAAGCTGCTTTTTTGTATGCATTACGTTTatgtcatgttttattttgttgttgattattattatcattattattattgttaaagtCATTGATATCTttggtttgtttttttattatgttgatTCAATAAAACACACGAAAAGATGATGCTTGCAATTGACAGTAACTTTGTTATCAGTTGTAACTTTCATGGAAACATCGGTTTTGGTCGAATATTGAGCCTTCTTACCATGATAATAGCTTCTAAGATGCCATAGATTCCaagaatttaaaattttatgcaACGTCGACCTAAATCACTGTAATATGGTAAATACTATTACAGCATACCATGCCTGGACGTGGTCAATGCTTTCGCTGTTTTAGGAACTAAGTTGTCATCGATGAAGTAATCAAACTGAAAAGTTGAATTGTATTTGTAATTGAATGATAAACTCTAAAAACAGATCGTagaaatttacccaatattgcgTAGAaaaggaacatgcatgtttgctgggtaataTTTTCCCCTCAATATTGCgcaaaaatgcatgtttgaagggtaaatttaaacgcaacattgcgtaaaatttacaaaatatttggtatatttttacccaacaaacatacatgttcccattttacccaatattgggtaaaccctTTGTGTAATACATTTAGTAATATGTATGTTATGAGAGAAATGACGCTTGGTTTATTTGTAAACAATATACAAGATTTCATTGTGTTATCAAGTGAATCGAATAAAGATTAATTTTGTACCTCATTTTATCCGAGTGTTACTTTTAGTATATCGCGGACTCATACTGAATAGGGGCCACATTGGGATggtttttcaaaaatgttaattATTCCTAAAGACAAGTACGAATGACTTTATACACGTCTCGAGTGACCTGTTCCTGAGAGCCAATTCAGATTCTCGATCATATTGATTGCAATCAACTAAAGTTGAAGTctaatttttttacatataatcATTGCAAATATTATAACATGTAGTTTTCAAAAATGTGATAATGGTTCTACGGATTTTATTCCCATTATGTTAAAATTCTATATATAGAAAACTCCCTTACCACTAATAACAGGTCCGTCATGTGACTCATGTCAGTGATGCCAGCCGTGATTATCCTCGTGCGTAACTAACACCCATCAATATGCAGACATTACCCGATAccaaaaaaagtgattttgtaaTACAAAAAAGTAACTTTGTAATTGCATATAGTCTACCACAATTGCCGAAAGATTATACATTTTAGATTTTAGTAATTGATTTCACCACTTTATTTCACCCTCATACGAAAgaaactgcccccccccccttcaggtTGACTCTTTATCACATGCTAACAGTTTTGGGGTAGACTATTCAAGTATAACAGGAAGGTTTAATCATTTTTGAAAACTATATATCAAGCCAAACCCACAtcctctcaccccccccccccctctctccccatcctttctttctctctctctctctctctccctcccaaACACTCActctccccttttctccttctctctctacAACCCCACCctatccccctccccctctgcTATCCCGCCCTCCCTCGTTCTATCTCCGCCACTCTTATTACAGTTTACAATCTACCTTAGATGTCACGAGCATGTATCGATCTCCTATCGTCTGGTGCTCGCTCTCTCCATCCCACCAGATGTCGTCAGGAGATGCACCCGTGGACGGATAGGATGATGCCATCCATTCGTCCGGGGATCAAGAACATTCTTCAAAATCAGGGACAATGATTTGAACGTTATGgatccttctttttctttcctttgaaGGAGAAGTATGTCGCGCCTGTTTGGGATATGGGTCAGACCAACAAACAGAGACTATTACATGTAACTCATACGGGTGTCATGTGATGTTCGGATCAATACGCCTGTTGAGAAGGGGGATGAGTAGGATTGGGGTTGGGTACGTACTGGGTTaactcatcatgaaaaatgaatCAGTATAAATCATTAAATTGGCAACAAGATATTCAATTGCTACATTTTCACaacgcaaatcatttttttaaatcgctGTTGTCTTTAGATTAATATGACAAAACACAATCGCCTAAGATATTAATTACCGTAAATTGATTGCCTACAAAAATAATGTcaacaaaatttaaattcacTGTCAGAAAATTGACAGAAAAAAAGCATTACCTTTTTTGTCGGCCACGAAAGTGATGAATTTCATTAAGCTGTAAAATAAGTTTGATATAAGTTAATTCAAACCAATAATGTGATATGATACGAATATGTAGAGCAAAGGTTGGCAAAGAGAATATAACATGAAAGGTTTGGGACCCCATACAAGCAGAGCTGTGAAGGGGGCcccttaatgaaataaatataacataacaaacaaaagaaggtatataaaaacattatagcaaaaatattgattaaaaaccatacaaatacatttacaatgataaactagaaagtaaacaaaaaaataatttaagacATTTTGCAAGCTCTCAAAAAAATTTCGACAAGTATTTTTAAATATAGGCAGTGTTGGACTGGATTTTATGcctgttcaaaaaaaatttctgTCTTCATTCAGAGGCTATGCTAGTGAAGAGGCATTCAttaatatataaacatataaatttatattcatgtttcTTATAAAGTTTGTGGATAAATTAGTAAAAATTGCACAAACATTTTGTCATCTGGGTGAGCCacatattaataataaacattatacTTTAATGTAGATGAgattttaatgaatgaataatgttcaaaggacaagtccacccccaacagaaagttaatttgaataaaaagacatgaaagagaaatatccaacaagcataaccctgaaagtttcatcaaaatcggatgtaaaataagaaagttatgacattttaaagtttcgctttatttaACTattaacagttatatgcacattctggtcagtatgcaaatgaggagactgatgacgtcatccactcactatttcttttgtatttcattatatggaatatgaaatattcgaattttgTCCTCATTGTCGAGTGAAACAAGATTacttcctccctgaacatgtggaataagcattgtttaatactacatggttcagttaagttggtccttattgtcaaatctgtaaaaaatgaaatatagtataattcaaacaataaaaaacaaaaaaaatagtgagtgagggacataatCGACTGtgttatttgcatgtcactgagttgtgcatatcactgttttgtgaaaaataagcgacagtttaaaatgtcataactttcttattttacatccgagtttgatgaaaattttagcgttgtgctagtttgatttttttttctatttattcaaatcaacatttttttgggtggacttgacctttaaagtagATTGGGTGCGTGGgtgatgtgtgtgtgtttatgggtatgtgtgggtgtgtggggtGGGAGGATGAGTGTGTCTGATTGTGTGCGGGAGcgttgggtgtgtgtgtgggagtgtATGAGGATGCACAGGAAGATGTTCGTGTGTGTTTGGGACAAGGGTGAGATAACATAGAAAGAGAAAGtgcagagagagaggggagggcaACTAAATATTTGAAGcaatataaaattattggaaataatACGTGGCTTAGCATTTTCAAGTCGTTTGTAAAGTTAGTAGTAAGTTTACGAGCGGCTTGGTGAAACACCTGTCAAAATGCTTGTAAATATTCGACATAATCGCGAGACGCTATTGCACTATCCTAGTCAAAACTTGTACACTCCCATTTACAATAAATCCATATTCTCTCTTTTTAATATTGACTAAAATAGAGGTTGTGTCCTTTTGATCGAATAAtctagtaaaaaaatattggatagTTTTCGGAGTATTCTAGAAGcgagtaaaaataaataaatgagaaaaaagaaataagaagtGATGGTCAAATTAGCATATACGATGGAGAGTGAGAGATACAGAAAATATAGAGAGGGGgtaaaaggggagaggaagagacaGAATAGGGGACCAGGGGGGCAGGAGCAGGGAGAGGGACAGGGTAACGATTCGAGATTCTCGTAACACAATCGGTCGAACACAATAATTCATTAGACCTTAATAATAATTGGTCATACGACTGATTGTTAAACATTTTGATGAAGTAATTACCATTACACCATACACAAATACATAAGTATATTCCACTCAAGAATTTCAAGCTGAAATGCTTATGATCATGGTgaaatgccaattcgtctactgccagctcgtccactcaccacatagtttaccttcatttagtctaataccatTCCGGCTATCAACattacatttcgtctaacaaacatttggtccaataaccatatggtccaatcatcacttcgtataatcaccagttcgtctataaccatttcgtctcataaccagttggtttaatatccattttattttcattcatttcttccaatcaacacttagtccaattagaccaaatggtatatgaacTAAGTGACTGTTTGacaaactggttattagacgaaatggtgagtggacgaaatggcaattagaccatgtggatagtggacgaactgatgatagaccaaatgatagtagacgagctAGTAATtgattggacgaattggcattagaccaattgaaaataaacccttATGAAGACCATGGTGACGAGATGTGTTGATATCTATGTCGCCCTCATTAGCCTAAATTATTTAGGAAAGCTCTCCCGACATATCACCAGGAGCGCCATCGTCTACATGGATCTAATATCAATCGATTTCAACTTCAACAACAAACTATTGATGTTGCTTTCGTCACCAGATTATTTTTGGTAACCTGTACACTACTGGTAATCTTGTATCTAAATTGCTTGTAATTCTTTATTGAATGCGGTCTGGTATCATTCGTTTTGAGTATCTTGCACTTCATCTCTTTATAGTTTTCCTGTTTCTGTAtcacatctctctctctatctgcttctccttcttcttcttttcccttttcttctcctccttctccttcttcttcttcttcttcttcttcctcatcctcTTACTCCTCCtcgtcctcttcttcttctttatcatcatcttcttcttcttcttcttcttcttcctcatcctcTTACTCCTCCtcgtcctcttcttcttctttatcatcatcttcttattcttcttgtTCAGCCAtctctttcctcttcttcttcgcTTCCATCCATCTCTTTTGCTTCCTAACTCCAATCCCATTTCTTCGTTCTCCATATATAGGCCAATGTGTCTTTCCATTTCCCCTATCCATGCTATCTGTTCATATTTATCCTTTCCTTCCCCCATACCCTCTCCCTCTCCCAATTCCCTCTCTTCCTCCAAAAAgcccctctctctcccactctccctctatctatatatctatctatctatctatctatctatctatctatctatctatctatctatctatatatctatctatccatctatctatctatctatccatctatctatctatatatccatctatctatatatctatccatctatctatctatctatctatctatctatctatctatctatctatctatctatctatctatctatctgtctatctatctatctacctacctacctatctttatctatctaactatctatctatctttctttctatctatctatctatatatctatctatctatctatctatctatctatctatctatctatctatctatctatctatctatctatttatctatctatctatctatctatccatccatccatccatccatccatccatccatccatccatccatccatccatccatccatccatccatccatccatccatccatccatccatccatccatccatccatccatctatctatctatctacctacctacctacctacctacctaccttcCTATCTTTATCTATCttactatctatctatctatatttctatctatctatctatctatctatctatctatctatctatctatctatctatctatctatctatctatctatctatctatctatctatctatctatctatctatctatctatctatatatccatctatctatctatcatgcCTACCTATCCAgctatctattcatctatctatctatgtctaCGAAAGCAGTGTTAATGATGTTTGATAATCTATCACGATAGTACCAGCAACATACTAGTTACAAATGAATCAATTAAAACTTATAcaacacaaaataaagaataaataaatacattctcAAAAATACCATTGAGCTAATCCATAATCACGCTTTCTCCATGCATCCCGCAATAAGGTGACACGCACTATCTACAGGAAAGAAGGCGATTAACAATTTGAGAGAAAATTCTGCCACAACGTGATCAAGGTCAAAACCACTTATAACGTTGAATCTTGGGTAGCCAACCTTGCAGGGAAGTCAAATTAATTCCCCGACTAAATCTTTGTTATGGGTGAATAAGAAACCAAGCTAGTGGATTAAGGTCTAACAGGCGGTACACATCCGATCTTCCGTTGCTGAAACTATTAAATTTATCAGTGCACTTTTCATCCTCGAATCGACTTTCTTTTTTGTGAGAAAG from Lytechinus pictus isolate F3 Inbred chromosome 2, Lp3.0, whole genome shotgun sequence carries:
- the LOC135153242 gene encoding uncharacterized protein LOC135153242 — encoded protein: MGEGKDKYEQIAWIGEMERHIGLYMENEEMGLELGSKRDGWKRRRRGKRWLNKKNKKMMIKKKKRTRRSKRMRKKKKKKKKMMIKKKKRTRRSKRMRKKKKKKKKEKEEKKREKKKKEKQIEREM